A single window of Nicotiana sylvestris chromosome 5, ASM39365v2, whole genome shotgun sequence DNA harbors:
- the LOC138868911 gene encoding uncharacterized protein, producing the protein MPKEETLSHVFYRSLTALKVWSYFYSHVGLSLEGLNLHQAIVKCWTTKVNPRLKPIFQALPSIIVWELLKRRNNNKHGEAVSTNRVVYQVCNTIQSLIKLRKLGIDRVPFRWPDILRMMENYTPKLKFNKVLWELPMTGWTKINTDGASRGNPSRSSIGFCLRNEEGDLVYACGKEIQEVTNTQAETMAILEPLKQYLTNEMNNIWVETDSILLKKAITREWKQPWVIEEEVKEIR; encoded by the coding sequence ATGCCAAAGGAAGAGACATTAAGCCATGTTTTCTATCGATCACTCACAGCCTTAAAGGTTTGGTCTTACTTCTATTCTCATGTTGGATTATCTCTTGAGGGCTTAAACTTGCATCAAGCTATAGTGAAATGCTGGACAACAAAGGTAAATCCGAGACTCAAACCAATATTCCAAGCATTGCCTAGTATAATTGTGTGGGAACTATTGAAAAGGAGGAACAACAACAAGCATGGTGAGGCAGTGTCAACCAATCGAGTGGTATACCAAGTCTGCAATACTATTCAATCTCTTATTAAACTAAGGAAGCTAGGCATTGATCGAGTACCATTCAGATGGCCTGATATACTTAGAATGATGGAGAACTACACTCCCAAACTGAAGTTCAACAAGGTTTTATGGGAACTCCCTATGACAGGTTGGACAAAAATTAACACTGATGGGGCCTCGAGAGGTAATCCAAGTAGGAGTTCAATTGGCTTTTGCTTGAGGAATGAGGAAGGAGATCTGGTCTATGCGTGTGGAAAAGAAATTCAAGAGGTGACAAACACTCAAGCAGAAACAATGGCAATTTTGGAGCCCCTGAAACAATATTTGACTAATGAGATGAATAACATATGGGTAGAAACTGATTCTATACTGCTCAAGAAGGCCATCACAAGGGAGTGGAAACAACCCTGGGTTATTGAAGAGGAAGTGAAAGAGATAAGGTAG